The nucleotide sequence CTGATTCACCCCAATGCCAGCAGCACCCATACCGTGCGTTCGCTGTTCATTATCGACCCGTCGCACAAGGTGAGGCTGATCATTACCTATCCGGCCAGCACCGGTCGTAACTTCCGCGAGATCCTGCGGGTGATCGACTCGCTGCAGCTGACCGACAAACACAGTGTTGCCACGCCAGCCAACTGGGAACAGGGGCAGGAAGTGGTGATCGTGCCGTCGCTGCAGGATGAGGCGCTGATCCGCCAGAAATTCCCTCAGGGTTATCGTGCGGTCAGGCCCTATTTGCGCCTGACGCCACAGCCGGTTTAGGGCCGCTTGCAATAATTCGCTGCGCTCCCTGCTCAAGGTCGGCCAATGCCGACAAGCCGGGAGGGGGCGTAGCGAAGTCGAATTTGTTGTTGTCCTGAGTTGTCTTGAGTTGTCTCTGTTTCTCCTTCTTGCATGTCTCTTCTTCAGCCGGATCTTGCGATCCGGCATTTTTTTGCCTGCCTTGCGCGGCTTCTTTAGCGAAATTTTTGCTAACCAGAGCATTTTTTATTGCTTATCGATATAAAAAAGCTCTGTTACCGTGGTTTTATCAGCCGCTGCGGCCAAACCCACGAGAAAGACCACCCCATGAGCATTCAATCCATTAATGTCCGCAACCAGTTCAAAGGCGTAATCAAGGAAATCCTGGAAGGGCCGGTACTGTCGGAAGTCGATGTCGAAACCGCCTCCGGCATTGTCACCTCGGTGATTACCACCCGTTCGGTGCGCGAGCTGCAATTGAAGGTTGGCTCGCCGGTGGTGGCCTTCGTCAAGTCCACTGAAGTGTCGATTGCCACGCTGGCCTGAGGAGGTGCGCATGAGCTCGCAACTGTCAGTGCAAGCCCTGGATCAGCTGTTTGTCCAGGCAAGATCGACGCATCATTTTCAACCAAGGCCGGTGAGCGAAGACACCATTCGCCAGCTGTACGCGCTGCTGAAATGGGGGCCGACCGCCTTTAATGGCCAGCCGGGCCGTTATCTGTTCATTCACAGTGCCGAGGCAAGGCAAAAGCTGCTGCCCGCGCTGTCTTCCGGCAACCGCGACAAGACCGCCGCCGCACCGCTCACCGTGGTGCTGGCTTACGACCCGGCTTTTCATCAGCATCTGCCCGGGCAGTTTCCGGCTTATGACGCCAAGGGTTTCTATGATGGCCTGCCGCAATTGCTGGAACCGCATGCGCGGCTCAATGCCAGCCTGCAAGCGGCGTATCTGATTCTGGCTGCCCGTGCACTGGGGCTGGACGCCGGGCCGATGGCAGGGTTTGATGCGGCGGCGGTCGATGCGGCCTTCTTCCCTGACGGGCAGTGGCGCAGCCTGTTGCTGCTTAACCTGGGCTATGGTGTGCGCGACGGTCAGCCGCCGCGCGGTCCTCGGCTGGAGTTTGAACAGGCTGCTGCCATCGTTTGACCGCATCACCCTTGTCAGTCAGCTCGCCGCCCATGCGCATGCATTGGCGGCTTTTGTCGTAATTTGCCGTTATTTATCTGAATTTAAGATATAAAACGGCGATTTTCTTGGTTTGTCGATTCATGCCGGATGGTTAGTCTGTCCCCTGAATGTGCTGCCCACCCACTTGCGGCAGCCACCATCAGGGAGTCTGCAATGCAGTCATCAACAATCAAATTTTCACGCTGGGGCGGTGTGCTGGCCACGCTGTTGCTGGCTGTCAGTACGCTGGCCGTGGCCGGTTCCAACGGCATCAAGGTGGGGGTGTCATCCACCCCGCAAATCGAATCGCTGCAGATTGCAGTGAAAGAAGCCAAAGCCCAGGGGCTGAATGTGGAGCTGGTGGAGTTTTCCGACTGGAACACCCCCAACGCCGCGCTGGCCAATGGCGATATCGACGTCAATTATTTCCAGCACATTCCCTTTCTGGAAAACGCCAAGAAGCAGGGCGGCTATGACTTTGTGCCGATTGCCCCCGGCACCATCATGAAAATCGGCCTGTACTCGCACAAATGGAAATCCTTTGCCCAGATTCCGCAGGGAGCCAAGGTGGCGATTGCCGGCGATCCGGTCAATGGCGGGCGCGGCTTGCTGCTACTGGAAAAAGCCGGGCTGATCAAGCTCAAGCCTGGCCTGGGTTACAAGGCCACCATCCAGGACATCGTGGCCAATCCGCGCAAGCTGCAAATCGTGCAGCTGGAAGCCTCGCAGCTGGCGCGTTCGCTGGATGACGTGGATCTGGCGCAGGGCTACCCCTCCTTTCTCAAGCTGGCCGGCGACAACCCGGACAATGCGCTGCTGTTCGACGGGCTGGAAAACAAGATCTACGCCCTGCAATGGGTGGTGCGCAAACAGAACGTGAACAACCCGCAAATCCGCCGCTTCATTGCCATCTATCAACACTCGAAGCAGGTGCGCGCTTCGCTGGACAAGGTGTTCGGCAAGCTGTACGCCCCGGCCTGGCTGTAAGGAGAAGGGTATGAATGCACGGGCAGATATTGCGCTGGGTACTCCACTAGCCGCTGCACCAGCGGAGGCTGAAGTGCTGGTGGAGTTCCAGCAACTGGGCCGGCAGTTCCAGGCAGGCGGGCGCAGCGTACAGGCCTTGCAGGAGGTGGAGTTCGGCATCCGGCGCGGGGAAATCTTCGGCATCATCGGCCGTAGCGGCGCAGGCAAATCAACCCTGCTGCGCATCATCAACCGGCTGGAACAGCCCAGCAGCGGACGCGTGCTGGTGGGCGGACGTGACCTGTCCGGGCTGAACGAGGCGCAGCTGGCGCGGGCGCGCCGTGGCATCGGCATGATTTTCCAGCATTTCAACCTGCTGTCCTCGCGCACGGTGGCGCAGAACATCGGCCTGCCACTGAAGATTGCCGGGGTAGCCGCTGCGGATATCGAGCAGCGTGTCGACGAGCTGCTGCGCCTGGTCGGACTGGAGGGCAAGCGCGATGTCTATCCGGCACGGCTGTCCGGCGGGCAGAAGCAGCGGGTGGGCATTGCCCGGGCGCTGGCGCACCGGCCGGACATCCTGCTGTGCGACGAGGCCACCTCGGCGCTGGACCCGGAAACCACGCAGTCGATTCTGGCACTGCTACGCGACATCAACCGCCAGCTGAATGTCACCGTAGTGCTGATTACCCATGAAATGGCCGTGATCCGCGAAATCTGCGACCGCGTGGCCGTACTGGAAGCAGGGCAGGTGGTGGAGCTGGGGCCGGTGTGGCAGGTGTTTGGTGCACCGCAGGCCGATGCCACCCGCGCCTTGCTGGCATCGCTGGTGCACGAGCTGCCGCCCGACGTGCAGGGCCGCATTGCCAGCGAGCCGGCCACGGCCCAGTCCGAACTGCTGCTGGATGTGCGGCTGGACGGGGTCAGCGGACAAGACCCGGCGCTGGGGCCGCTGGTCAGCGCACTGGGGCCGGCCACCCGCCTGCTGCATGGCGGAGTGGAGCGCATCCAGGGCCGGGCGCAGGGCCGGCTGGTGCTGGCCTGCGCACCGCAGTCACGCAATCGTCTGGGCGATCTGGCCCGTCAGCTGGCCGTGCCGGTCGGCAATATTCGCATCCTGGGGTATCTGGACCATGCCTGATTTTGTTGATTTGTATCTCACGGCCACTTGGCAAACCCTGCAGATGGTCAGCGTGTCGGCGCTGGTATCGGCCTTGTTCGGGCTGGCGCTGGCCTTGCTGCTGGTCACCACCGGTCCGGGCGATCTGTATGCCCGGCCCTGGCTCAACCGTGGGGTGGGCAGCGTGGTCAATGTGTTCCGCTCGGTGCCTTTCATCATTTTGCTGGTGGTCTTGCTGCCGTTCACCCGGCTGGTGGTGGGGACCACCATAGGCGTGTGGGCCGCGGCGGTACCCTTGTCGGTGGCCGGTATTCCGTTCTTTGCCCGCATCGCCGAAGTCAGCCTGCGCGAGGTGGACCGTGGCCTGATCGAAGCGGTACAGGCCATGGGCGGCCGCCGCCGCGACGTGCTGTGGCAAGTGCTGCTGCCGGAGGCGCTGCCCGGCATCGTGTCCGGCCTCACCATCACCCTGGTGGCGATGATCGGCTCCTCGGCCATGGCCGGGGCGGTAGGGGCAGGCGGGCTGGGGGATGTGGCCATTCGTTATGGTTATCAGCGTTTCGACACCCAGGTGATGGTGTCGGTACTGCTTGGCCTGATCGTGCTGGTCAGCGTGGTGCAGACCGTGGGCGATGCCCTGGCACGCCGGCTGAACCATCGTCAATGAAACAGGAGTTGTCATGAGTCATCAAGCATTGTTCCAGGAGGCGGCACTGATCCGCAGTGATGCCGAGGCGCTGGAAGTGGCCCGCCGGCTGGCGGCACAGTTTGCTCAGGAGGCCGGGTTGCGTGATCGCGAACGGCGTTTGCCCTGGGCCGAGCTGGCACAGTACTCGGCCAGCGGCCTGGGTGGCATCACCGTGCCCAAGTCACATGGCGGGGCCGGCGTCAGCCTGCTGACGTTGTCGCAGGTGTTCCGCATCCTGTGCGCGGCCGACCCCTCGCTGGGGCAGATTCCGCAGAATCACTTTGCCGTGCTGGAGGTGTTCCGCCTGCTGGCCACGCCGGCACAGCTGCGCTTCATCTATAGCGAAGTGCTGTCCGGGCGGCGGCTGGGCAATGCCGGGCCGGAAAAAGGCCAGCAGTCCATGCTGCAACTGAGCACCCGGCTACAGCGCGGCACGGACGGGCTGCGGCTGAGCGGCCAGCGCTTTTACTCCACGGGTGCCCTGTTTGCCGACTGGATTCCCACTCGTGCCAAGGATGAGTCCGGGCTGACGGTGCAGGTGCTGGTGCCACGCCATGCGCCGGGCGTGGAAGTCATCGACGACTGGTCGTCGTTTGGCCAACGCACCACGGCCAGCGGCTCGGTGCGTTTCGACCAGGTGCTGGTGGACGAAGCGCATTTGCTGCCGGTATGGCAGCTGGCCGACCGGCCCAACCTCACCGGGCCGGTTTCCCAGCTGATCCAGGCATCGATTGATGCCGGCATCGCCGAGGCCGCCTTGCACGATGCCATCCTGTTCGTGCGCGAACAGGCCCGGCCCTGGCTGGATTCCGGGGTGGAGCGGGCCAGTGACGACCCCTTTGTCATCCATGCCATCGGCCGGTTGCAGATCGATCTGCATGCGGCACAGGAGGTGCTGGACAATGCCGCGCGCACGCTGGACCACCTGCTTGGCGGCGACATCAGCGATGCCCGCAGTGCCGAGGCGTCCATCGCCGTGGCCGAGGCCAAGGTGCTGACCACCGAAATCGCCCTGCAAACCAGTGAAAAGCTGTTCGAGCTGGCTGGCTCGTCCGCCACTCGGGCGCGCCACCAGCTGGACCGCCACTGGCGCAATGCGCGGGTGCACACCCTGCACGATCCGGTGCGCTGGAAATACCACGCCATCGGCCAGTACCACCTTAACGGCGCCTTCCCCGCGCGCCATCAATGGAATTGAAAGGAGAGCCATTCATGAGCGCACCGGCCGTTTTGCCTGTCAGTCAACGATCAGCCCATCGCATTAGCAGCGATGAGGAAGCCTTGCAGCTGGCCCTCCGCCTGGCTGCTGATTTCGCCCCTGATGCAGCGCGGCGCGACCGCGAGCGCATCCTGCCGTGGGCCGAGCTGGAAACCTTCAGCCAGAGCGGCCTGTGGGGCATTACCGTGCCGCGCGAATACGGCGGTGCTGGCGTGTCCCATGTCACGCTGGCCGAAGTGATCGCCACCATCAGTGCCGCCGATGGTTCGCTGGCGCAAATTCCGCAAAACCACTACTACGCGCTGGAGGTGCTGCGCGTGGGTGGCAGCGCGGCGCAAAAGCGCTTTTTCTACGGCCTGGCGCTGGAGGGCGTGCGTTTCGGCAATGCGCTGGCCGAAATCGGCCACAAGGATTACCAGCGCCGCACTCGGCTGACGCCGGAGGGCAAGGGCTATCGCGTCAGCGGGCAGAAGTTTTATTGCACCGGGGCCTTGTATGCGCAGTGGATTCCCACCCTGGTGGTGGATGACAATCAGGACAGCTATCTGGCCTTCATCCCGCGCCACAGTGATGGTGTGGAAATCACCGACGACTGGGATGGCTTTGGCCAGCGCGTCACCGGCAGCGGCTCGGTCAGTTTCAGCCAGGTGTGGGTGGAGCCGGAGTGGATCGTGCCGTTCAAGGCCTCGTTTGACCGGCCCACCTCCATTGGCCCCTTTGCCCAGCTGCTGCACTGCGCCATCGACAGCGGCCAGGCACGCGGGGCCTATCAGGAAACCCTGCACTATGTGCGTGAACATGCGCGGCCATGGATTGATGCCGGCGTGGACAAGGCCAGCCGCGACCCGCTGCTGCTGGAGCGGGTGGGCAATGTGCAAGTGCGGCTGCGGGCGGCGGATGCCTTGCTGCACCGGGCTGGCCGCGTGCTGGATGCACTGCAACAGCAGGCTTTCCCCGATGCGCGCTGCGTGGCCGAGGCCTCGGTGGCGGTGGCCGAAGCCAAGGTACTGACTACCGAAGTGGCACTGCTGGCCGGCAATCAGCTGTTCGAGCTGTCCGGCACCAGCGCCACGCTGGGCGAGCGCAATCTGGACCGCTACTGGCGCAATGCCCGCGTGCACACCCTGCATGATCCGGTGCGCTGGAAGTTCTTCGCCGTCGGCAACTATGTGCTGAACGATGTCTTGCCGCCGCGCCACGGAGCCTTGTGACATGAGCAAAAAACAGATTCTGCTCAATGCCTTCAACATGAATTGCGTCGGCCACATCAACCATGGCCTGTGGGCGCATCCGCGTGACAATTCGGTGGACTACAACACGCTGTCTTACTGGACCAATCTGGCCAGAACACTGGAGCGCGGCCTATTCGACGGCCTGTTCATCGCCGACATCATCGGTGTCTACGATGTGTATCAGCAATCGATAGACCTGACCGCGCGCGAAGCCATCCAGCTGCCGGTCAACGACCCCTTGCTGCTGGTGCCGGCCATGGCCGCGGTGACCCAGAATCTGGGCTTTGGCGTCACGGCCAATCTCAGCTACGAGCCGCCTTATCTGTTCGCCCGCCGCATGTCCACGCTGGACCACCTCACCGGCGGCCGTGCCGGCTGGAATATCGTCACCGGCTATCTGGACAGCGGGGCGCGTGCCATGGGCCTGCTGACCCAGGACGAACACGACCAGCGCTACGACCGCGCCGACGATTACCTGACGCTGCTGTACAAGCTGTGGGAGGGCAGCTGGGAGGATGAGGCGGTACGGCGCGACAAGGCGGCGCGGGTGTTTGCCGATGCCAGCCGTATCCACCGCATCAATCACCAGGGGCCGTTCTATCAGCTGGACGGCTACCACCTGAG is from Aquitalea aquatilis and encodes:
- a CDS encoding TOBE domain-containing protein, which encodes MSIQSINVRNQFKGVIKEILEGPVLSEVDVETASGIVTSVITTRSVRELQLKVGSPVVAFVKSTEVSIATLA
- a CDS encoding malonic semialdehyde reductase translates to MSSQLSVQALDQLFVQARSTHHFQPRPVSEDTIRQLYALLKWGPTAFNGQPGRYLFIHSAEARQKLLPALSSGNRDKTAAAPLTVVLAYDPAFHQHLPGQFPAYDAKGFYDGLPQLLEPHARLNASLQAAYLILAARALGLDAGPMAGFDAAAVDAAFFPDGQWRSLLLLNLGYGVRDGQPPRGPRLEFEQAAAIV
- a CDS encoding MetQ/NlpA family ABC transporter substrate-binding protein — encoded protein: MQSSTIKFSRWGGVLATLLLAVSTLAVAGSNGIKVGVSSTPQIESLQIAVKEAKAQGLNVELVEFSDWNTPNAALANGDIDVNYFQHIPFLENAKKQGGYDFVPIAPGTIMKIGLYSHKWKSFAQIPQGAKVAIAGDPVNGGRGLLLLEKAGLIKLKPGLGYKATIQDIVANPRKLQIVQLEASQLARSLDDVDLAQGYPSFLKLAGDNPDNALLFDGLENKIYALQWVVRKQNVNNPQIRRFIAIYQHSKQVRASLDKVFGKLYAPAWL
- a CDS encoding ATP-binding cassette domain-containing protein, which encodes MNARADIALGTPLAAAPAEAEVLVEFQQLGRQFQAGGRSVQALQEVEFGIRRGEIFGIIGRSGAGKSTLLRIINRLEQPSSGRVLVGGRDLSGLNEAQLARARRGIGMIFQHFNLLSSRTVAQNIGLPLKIAGVAAADIEQRVDELLRLVGLEGKRDVYPARLSGGQKQRVGIARALAHRPDILLCDEATSALDPETTQSILALLRDINRQLNVTVVLITHEMAVIREICDRVAVLEAGQVVELGPVWQVFGAPQADATRALLASLVHELPPDVQGRIASEPATAQSELLLDVRLDGVSGQDPALGPLVSALGPATRLLHGGVERIQGRAQGRLVLACAPQSRNRLGDLARQLAVPVGNIRILGYLDHA
- a CDS encoding methionine ABC transporter permease; protein product: MPDFVDLYLTATWQTLQMVSVSALVSALFGLALALLLVTTGPGDLYARPWLNRGVGSVVNVFRSVPFIILLVVLLPFTRLVVGTTIGVWAAAVPLSVAGIPFFARIAEVSLREVDRGLIEAVQAMGGRRRDVLWQVLLPEALPGIVSGLTITLVAMIGSSAMAGAVGAGGLGDVAIRYGYQRFDTQVMVSVLLGLIVLVSVVQTVGDALARRLNHRQ
- a CDS encoding SfnB family sulfur acquisition oxidoreductase, which gives rise to MSHQALFQEAALIRSDAEALEVARRLAAQFAQEAGLRDRERRLPWAELAQYSASGLGGITVPKSHGGAGVSLLTLSQVFRILCAADPSLGQIPQNHFAVLEVFRLLATPAQLRFIYSEVLSGRRLGNAGPEKGQQSMLQLSTRLQRGTDGLRLSGQRFYSTGALFADWIPTRAKDESGLTVQVLVPRHAPGVEVIDDWSSFGQRTTASGSVRFDQVLVDEAHLLPVWQLADRPNLTGPVSQLIQASIDAGIAEAALHDAILFVREQARPWLDSGVERASDDPFVIHAIGRLQIDLHAAQEVLDNAARTLDHLLGGDISDARSAEASIAVAEAKVLTTEIALQTSEKLFELAGSSATRARHQLDRHWRNARVHTLHDPVRWKYHAIGQYHLNGAFPARHQWN
- a CDS encoding SfnB family sulfur acquisition oxidoreductase codes for the protein MSAPAVLPVSQRSAHRISSDEEALQLALRLAADFAPDAARRDRERILPWAELETFSQSGLWGITVPREYGGAGVSHVTLAEVIATISAADGSLAQIPQNHYYALEVLRVGGSAAQKRFFYGLALEGVRFGNALAEIGHKDYQRRTRLTPEGKGYRVSGQKFYCTGALYAQWIPTLVVDDNQDSYLAFIPRHSDGVEITDDWDGFGQRVTGSGSVSFSQVWVEPEWIVPFKASFDRPTSIGPFAQLLHCAIDSGQARGAYQETLHYVREHARPWIDAGVDKASRDPLLLERVGNVQVRLRAADALLHRAGRVLDALQQQAFPDARCVAEASVAVAEAKVLTTEVALLAGNQLFELSGTSATLGERNLDRYWRNARVHTLHDPVRWKFFAVGNYVLNDVLPPRHGAL